Proteins encoded in a region of the Helicobacteraceae bacterium genome:
- the plsX gene encoding phosphate acyltransferase PlsX encodes MSKVRVAIDAMGGDFGCSPIVAGVALALEAVDFEAILVGKSAEVLAELPRKFHDRVKTIEANDAIAMSDQATDALKRKESAIYKAVELVAKKEADAVVSAGHSGATMSLATLKIGRLKGVSRPAIATLMPTSIANKHTLVLDVGANVDSEPKHLFQSAIMGHAYAQKLLKIDDPKVALLANGEEDGKGDKLVKDSFALLKSARSKGFNFVGNAEGGDIFNGRFDVIVCDGFVGNALLKTSEGLVKAVVEVIKQNVKKSPLAILGYLLMKPAFKALKKSMDYDEYGGAPLVGVNGSAIISHGKSTPKAIKNACLNAISYIESDVNALILQNLDKFSPKGGD; translated from the coding sequence GTGAGCAAAGTCCGAGTCGCTATCGACGCGATGGGCGGCGATTTTGGTTGTTCGCCGATTGTCGCGGGGGTCGCTTTGGCGTTGGAAGCCGTAGATTTCGAGGCGATCTTGGTCGGCAAAAGCGCCGAAGTTCTCGCCGAACTGCCGCGTAAGTTTCACGATCGGGTAAAGACGATCGAGGCGAACGACGCTATCGCGATGAGCGATCAAGCCACCGACGCGCTCAAGCGCAAAGAGAGCGCTATCTATAAAGCGGTCGAGCTTGTGGCGAAAAAAGAGGCGGACGCGGTGGTCTCCGCCGGACACAGCGGCGCGACGATGAGTCTTGCCACGCTTAAAATCGGACGGCTTAAAGGGGTTTCGCGCCCCGCGATCGCAACTTTAATGCCAACATCGATCGCAAACAAACACACGCTTGTTCTCGACGTGGGCGCGAACGTTGATTCCGAACCGAAACATCTCTTCCAATCGGCGATTATGGGACACGCCTACGCCCAAAAACTGCTAAAAATCGACGATCCGAAGGTGGCTCTGCTCGCAAACGGCGAAGAGGACGGCAAGGGCGACAAGTTGGTCAAAGACAGCTTCGCCCTGCTCAAATCGGCGCGATCGAAGGGCTTTAATTTCGTTGGCAACGCGGAAGGCGGCGATATTTTCAACGGGCGTTTCGACGTGATCGTATGCGACGGCTTTGTCGGCAACGCGCTGCTAAAGACTAGCGAAGGGCTGGTAAAGGCGGTTGTCGAGGTTATCAAACAGAACGTGAAAAAATCGCCGTTAGCGATTCTTGGCTATCTGCTTATGAAGCCCGCGTTTAAGGCGCTGAAAAAGAGCATGGATTACGACGAATACGGCGGCGCGCCGCTTGTGGGCGTTAACGGCTCGGCGATTATCAGCCACGGCAAATCTACGCCCAAAGCGATCAAAAACGCCTGCCTTAACGCTATCTCGTATATCGAATCCGACGTAAACGCGCTTATACTGCAAAACCTAGATAAGTTCTCGCCCAAAGGCGGCGATTGA
- the rpmF gene encoding 50S ribosomal protein L32, giving the protein MAVPKRRVSHTRAAKRRTHYKLTLKSPVKCKCGAFKLPHHLCPSCGAK; this is encoded by the coding sequence ATGGCTGTGCCTAAGAGAAGAGTGTCCCACACAAGAGCGGCGAAACGTCGAACGCATTACAAATTGACGCTTAAATCGCCCGTTAAATGCAAATGCGGCGCGTTTAAGTTGCCGCACCATCTCTGCCCCTCCTGCGGCGCAAAGTAG
- a CDS encoding DUF177 domain-containing protein: MGVPFPKAGKEPLAVKVAIGAALMEGELSAKGAALALFRGKLTGATRLNCDICYKEYDYALDEEIELLISDGVYNDKDKETREAVIEQKGAIDLEEILRGEIASIECDYHRCDNCQKR, from the coding sequence ATGGGCGTTCCCTTTCCAAAAGCGGGCAAAGAGCCTCTCGCCGTTAAGGTTGCGATTGGCGCGGCGCTTATGGAGGGCGAGCTTAGCGCTAAGGGGGCGGCTCTGGCGCTTTTTCGCGGAAAATTGACGGGCGCGACTCGGCTAAACTGCGATATATGCTATAAAGAGTATGATTACGCGCTAGACGAAGAGATTGAACTGTTAATCAGCGACGGCGTTTATAACGACAAAGATAAAGAGACGCGAGAGGCTGTGATCGAGCAAAAGGGCGCGATAGATTTAGAGGAGATTTTGCGCGGCGAAATCGCCTCGATCGAGTGCGACTACCACCGTTGCGATAACTGCCAAAAGCGCTAA
- the ndk gene encoding nucleoside-diphosphate kinase: MERTLSIIKPDAVKKGVIGKIVDRFESNGLRIAAAKTLYLSRREAESFYAIHKERPFFNDLVDFMTSAPVFVAVLEGENAVAKNRELMGATNPKEAAKGTIRADFADSIDANAVHGSDSAENAAKEIAQFFGAFEIF, encoded by the coding sequence ATGGAACGAACCCTCTCAATCATTAAACCGGACGCGGTAAAAAAGGGCGTGATCGGCAAGATCGTCGATCGCTTTGAATCCAACGGGCTTAGGATCGCGGCGGCGAAAACGCTCTATCTAAGCCGCCGCGAAGCGGAGAGTTTTTACGCGATCCACAAGGAACGCCCGTTTTTTAACGATCTTGTGGATTTCATGACAAGCGCGCCCGTATTCGTTGCGGTTTTAGAAGGCGAAAACGCGGTGGCGAAAAATCGCGAGCTGATGGGCGCGACCAATCCGAAAGAGGCGGCAAAAGGCACGATCCGCGCCGATTTCGCCGATTCGATCGACGCTAACGCCGTTCATGGCAGCGACAGCGCCGAAAACGCGGCGAAAGAGATCGCGCAGTTTTTCGGAGCGTTCGAGATTTTTTAA
- the metK gene encoding methionine adenosyltransferase — MRIRTAESVTEGHPDKIADQISDAIVDALIERDKNASVACETLISNGFCVIAGEMKTEAYAPLGEIARNAIREIGYTDGGFGFDYRSAGVITAVNERSPDIADGVRSNGKLGASDQAILVGYACDETPEFIPLPISLAHRLTRRLARVRKEGLLPFLLPDGKAQVALRFDDERAPKLTHVLVSAHHARSVSLKNLREAIMEEVVKEALPQSLFDDNAQVEINPAGSFVIGGPQADTGLTGRKSVMDFYGPDAPHGGGALSGKDPLKIDRVGAYMARYIAKNLAAAKAAKEIAVYLTYAIGAIEPIGIAVRGEFAPKLDEARIINAIKKTFDLTPEGAAASIGLFKPQYRLAAAYGHFGRENDGFGWEKTDKIDDIRAAL; from the coding sequence ATGAGAATACGAACCGCCGAATCCGTTACCGAAGGACATCCCGACAAGATCGCCGATCAGATCAGCGACGCTATTGTGGACGCGCTGATCGAGCGGGATAAAAACGCGAGCGTCGCTTGCGAAACGCTGATCTCAAACGGCTTTTGCGTTATAGCGGGCGAGATGAAAACCGAAGCCTACGCGCCTCTCGGCGAGATCGCCAGAAACGCCATTCGAGAGATCGGCTACACCGACGGCGGTTTTGGTTTCGACTATCGAAGCGCAGGAGTAATTACGGCGGTGAACGAGCGAAGTCCGGATATAGCCGACGGCGTTCGTTCGAACGGCAAACTGGGCGCGTCCGATCAGGCGATACTCGTCGGTTACGCCTGCGACGAAACGCCCGAATTTATACCGCTGCCTATCTCGCTCGCTCATAGACTTACCCGCCGATTGGCGCGCGTCAGAAAAGAGGGTCTTTTGCCCTTCTTGCTACCCGACGGCAAAGCGCAGGTCGCCCTTCGTTTTGACGACGAGCGCGCGCCCAAGCTAACGCACGTTTTGGTCTCCGCGCACCACGCCAGAAGCGTTTCGCTTAAAAACCTGCGCGAGGCGATTATGGAAGAGGTAGTAAAAGAGGCGCTGCCGCAATCGTTGTTCGACGATAACGCGCAAGTAGAGATAAACCCCGCGGGGTCGTTTGTGATCGGCGGACCGCAGGCGGATACGGGACTTACGGGGCGAAAAAGCGTTATGGACTTCTACGGACCGGACGCGCCGCACGGCGGCGGAGCGTTAAGCGGCAAAGACCCGCTGAAAATCGATCGCGTCGGCGCGTATATGGCGCGCTATATCGCCAAAAATCTCGCGGCGGCGAAAGCGGCGAAAGAGATCGCGGTCTATCTAACATACGCGATCGGCGCAATCGAGCCGATCGGGATCGCCGTTCGCGGCGAATTCGCTCCAAAACTAGACGAAGCGCGAATTATAAACGCGATCAAAAAGACCTTCGATCTAACGCCGGAAGGCGCCGCCGCGAGCATCGGTCTGTTTAAGCCGCAATATCGTCTTGCCGCCGCTTACGGACATTTTGGGCGCGAAAACGACGGATTTGGCTGGGAAAAGACGGACAAAATCGACGATATTCGCGCCGCGCTTTAG
- the aroC gene encoding chorismate synthase: MNSFGMKLRLTTFGESHGAGVGCVLDGVPSGLAIDEDFIQSELDRRKGGGSIAATARKESDRAQILSGAFEGLSTGAPIAIFIANANVKSGDYDDLREVFRPSHADYSWFMKYAIRDHRGGGRSSARESAARVAAGAVAKLMLKTIGAKVESGVAAVGGVKGETYDFDYAKTSPIFALDRQKESEQIAAIEAAKRDRDSIGAIVKIRAIGVPAGFGEPLYGKLDAKLAEAIMGVNAVKAVEIGAGASAAAMRGGENNDQMSKEGFLSANAGGVLGGVSSGAPIEITAHFKPTPSIFRKQRTIDIRGEERVIEIKGRHDSCVGVRGAIVCEAMTALVLADMALVNMGSKIDHLKAIYGSAK; encoded by the coding sequence ATGAATAGTTTTGGTATGAAACTACGGCTGACCACTTTTGGCGAATCGCACGGAGCGGGCGTTGGTTGCGTTCTCGACGGCGTTCCGTCGGGGCTGGCGATCGACGAAGATTTTATTCAGAGCGAACTCGATCGCAGAAAGGGCGGCGGCTCTATCGCCGCCACCGCGAGAAAGGAGAGCGATCGCGCCCAGATTTTAAGCGGCGCGTTCGAGGGGCTTTCAACGGGCGCGCCTATCGCGATCTTTATCGCCAACGCCAACGTAAAAAGCGGCGACTACGACGATCTGCGCGAGGTTTTTCGCCCCTCTCACGCCGATTACTCGTGGTTTATGAAATACGCTATTCGCGATCATAGAGGCGGCGGGCGATCCAGCGCGCGCGAGAGCGCCGCTAGAGTCGCCGCGGGCGCCGTAGCCAAACTGATGCTAAAGACAATCGGCGCGAAAGTCGAAAGCGGCGTGGCGGCAGTCGGCGGCGTAAAGGGCGAAACATACGATTTTGATTACGCCAAAACAAGCCCGATTTTCGCGCTTGATCGGCAAAAAGAGAGCGAGCAGATCGCCGCGATCGAAGCGGCGAAGCGCGATCGCGATTCGATAGGCGCGATCGTGAAAATTCGCGCGATAGGCGTTCCCGCAGGGTTTGGCGAACCGCTATATGGCAAACTTGACGCGAAACTAGCCGAAGCTATTATGGGCGTTAATGCGGTAAAAGCCGTCGAGATCGGCGCAGGCGCAAGCGCGGCGGCTATGCGCGGCGGCGAGAACAACGACCAGATGAGCAAAGAGGGGTTTTTAAGCGCCAACGCGGGCGGCGTTTTAGGCGGCGTGAGCAGCGGCGCGCCGATCGAGATAACGGCGCACTTTAAGCCGACGCCGTCGATATTCCGAAAACAAAGAACGATCGATATTCGCGGCGAAGAGAGAGTTATCGAGATCAAAGGTCGCCACGATAGCTGCGTAGGCGTTCGCGGCGCGATTGTATGCGAGGCTATGACCGCTTTGGTTTTAGCCGATATGGCGCTGGTTAATATGGGAAGCAAAATCGATCATCTAAAAGCTATTTACGGGAGCGCGAAATGA
- the rnc gene encoding ribonuclease III encodes MKNRTQALEERIGYRFASRELLKSALTHRSVKGEANNERLEFLGDAVMDLIVGEYLYARFADYGEGDLTKLRAALVSEEAFARIALFLELDSALFLSSAEARNNGRKKPSILANAYEALIGAIYLDGGLEAAKRCAIAAQNALFGIPDPKKLLSDHKTKLQELTQTKFGVTPNYYVLSESGPDHKKEFVVALSINGAEIASGKGGSKKAAEQNAAKVALLALENDSEQTAENLLTTRLGGEKR; translated from the coding sequence ATGAAAAATCGCACGCAGGCGCTTGAAGAGCGCATAGGCTATCGCTTCGCTTCGCGCGAGCTGCTGAAATCGGCGCTAACGCACAGAAGCGTAAAGGGCGAAGCGAACAACGAGCGGCTTGAGTTTTTGGGCGACGCGGTGATGGACCTGATTGTCGGCGAATATCTCTACGCGCGTTTTGCCGATTACGGCGAGGGCGATCTGACCAAACTTCGCGCCGCGCTAGTTAGCGAGGAGGCGTTTGCGAGAATCGCGTTGTTTTTAGAGTTGGATTCCGCGCTGTTTCTCTCTTCGGCGGAAGCTAGAAATAACGGGCGCAAAAAGCCCTCCATATTAGCCAACGCTTACGAGGCGCTAATCGGCGCGATCTATCTTGACGGCGGCTTGGAGGCGGCGAAACGATGCGCGATCGCGGCGCAGAACGCGCTTTTTGGAATACCCGATCCAAAAAAGCTGCTAAGCGATCATAAAACCAAGCTCCAAGAGCTAACGCAGACGAAATTTGGCGTTACCCCCAATTATTACGTTTTGAGCGAATCGGGACCAGATCACAAAAAAGAGTTTGTCGTCGCGCTAAGCATAAACGGCGCCGAGATCGCTTCCGGCAAGGGCGGTAGCAAAAAAGCCGCCGAACAGAACGCGGCGAAAGTCGCTTTACTCGCGCTGGAAAACGACTCCGAGCAAACCGCCGAGAACCTCTTGACGACAAGACTAGGCGGAGAAAAACGATGA
- the rnhA gene encoding ribonuclease HI encodes MKKVKIFTDGCSLGNPGSGGWCAILRYGDAEKTLQGGESWTTNNRMELTAPIEALKALKEPCEAEIVTDSSYVANGINEWLEKWQKKNFAKVKNPDLWREYIAAAKTHKIKAFWVRGHSGHAENERCDQIAKYEAELQRR; translated from the coding sequence ATGAAAAAAGTGAAGATTTTTACCGACGGCTGCTCTCTTGGCAATCCGGGTTCGGGCGGCTGGTGCGCGATTTTGCGCTATGGCGACGCGGAAAAGACGTTGCAAGGCGGCGAGAGCTGGACTACCAACAACCGAATGGAGCTGACCGCGCCGATCGAGGCGTTAAAAGCGCTTAAAGAGCCGTGCGAGGCGGAGATCGTTACCGATAGCTCTTACGTGGCTAACGGGATAAACGAATGGCTGGAAAAATGGCAAAAAAAGAACTTCGCGAAGGTGAAAAACCCCGATCTGTGGCGAGAGTATATCGCCGCCGCAAAAACGCATAAGATCAAGGCGTTTTGGGTGCGCGGTCATAGCGGACACGCGGAAAACGAGAGATGCGATCAGATCGCCAAATACGAGGCGGAGCTACAAAGGCGCTAA